A stretch of DNA from Diospyros lotus cultivar Yz01 chromosome 14, ASM1463336v1, whole genome shotgun sequence:
GATTATCCTTTTAAGTTTTCATGAATGCCAAGGAGAAGGCAGCAGGCAAGGAGACACACAGCTATGGAAATAGATAACATAGACAAAGGTTTTGTCCATGTGATTTCTTGCTATCAGTTGGAGAAATTATCAGGATTAGTAGAAAAACAGTAGAGTActtaaacaaaaattgaaaattagaattaCGAGGTTTTAGCATGGCTTCATTTAGGTTTAGGATATTGCACCTGAACAAGCAGAATAAATTCAACCCTTTGGCTGTCAACATTCAAGAATCTGGTAGAGTATCAAAGGGTTACCAAGTATAGAAGTATACCAGACgtcatttgaatttttagattcACACATTTTGACATGAGAATCTCGCCCAGGGCAATACTCCTTATTTACTTTTTTCCTCCAGATGGCAATTTCGCCCTTCTCATGCTTCTTTTCCCAGCAAAGAAGTTTGGCAATCTCTTCAATCTTCCTCTGTTCGTCTTCAAGTTCCTCTTTTGGACGCTGCCATGCTTGATAATTAGTCCTCCAATTAATGGGAGGACCTGACAGTACCCAGTATCCACCAGGTCTAAGAACTCGATCAACTTCCATCATGTATATCCCATCTACGGATACAAATCCAGTGATGCCATTATAAAACAtccaatacaaaaatatacatgcatataacACTCAACTCTTGCTAAAAAATACAACTACTACTCAACATCCAAGCATGATCTAGAACATGCCCAAAGATAAAGAACGAATGACAACAAAATAACAAGTAATTTTTCTAATGTTTGTATAATTATGAACTCATACTAGCCATTCTAGCTCATCCCAGTCTTACATACTCCATTCATTTTAAGTTAGTCTTGATGGAGAAAGTAATTTGTCCCTCAGTGCCCAAATTTATGATCTTATAAGCTCATTGACATGTCCTGAAGGCTAGAAAGCCTCAGATAGTTACAACCCATAAACCATCTTATCACATAAAATATCAGAAGGCAATCTACTTCAGTAACAACTCACCATTTACACCCCATGGAATCAGGCAACGAGAACAGTGAGCCATGTCGAATGCTCTTGATGGGTATGGTAGCTGTATTGTTCCAAGAACACCTATAACTGCAGGCACCCCTCTTTCTAAAGCAAACTGAACTTGTGCTTCATGTGAGTCTCTTGGTGCAAACGACATAGCTATAACATTTCTTTTTAACAGGTATGCACCCCAACTTGCAACCTGACATAAAACCAGTAGCAATAAGGTCAATTGTTAACATAACTCACCAGTCCAGCAAAACAAGCAGCTCAGACAAGGAAGCCAAACAGACTAATATATCTCattgaaaaaaggaaaaagtaaaTTAAACTCCTATTAAGAAGATATCAAGAATTCCGCAATGCATacaatgtgtaaaaaaaaagagtgcGATTAGCCATATTGGTCTTaatactcaaaagaaaaaagacacTGAAGGTGGACTGGAACTAAATGCAGGACAATCAAACAGATTAAAACAGAATCAGGGATGTTATTATAAACTTTTGACTTACCCCACAACCAGTATCCAGAGCAGTTCTAACCATTCCATTGTTTATTGGGATCACTGAAGCAAGTTGATCAATATATGCATCAGCCCCATGAGGAAACTGTGTTCCACCACCTGGGAATCTAAACACACTACCTTCGTACTGGATCCAATTCTGAACTGCCTTCTCAACCGTCAAGCTCTTGTACGGCGCATTTGCATATGGGACATAGTCACGACTCTTGGGCCAAGGAAATGGGGTTACATACCCTTTTGGTGCAGGAATAAGACAGTGCAGTTTCTCTGCCTCCTGAGGACAATGCCTCTCCCTGTAGTTCATATTTTCTCGAGGGAAAGTCATTGCTCGCATTTGATCTTGGCAGGGAGTGTAATCAATGTAACGATCATCGCATGGCTCAAAAACCTTGATTCCTGACTTTGGATCATCAACAGTCCCTGCTTCATTATGCTGAGTCTCTATATTAAGATTAGAGAGGATACTGCAGTCCGCTTTTTTAGTTATCTCCAAAGCAATGCTGTCTCCTTTACCGAAACCACTTCTCTGCCATGCACCCAAAAGGTAAAAGAAACAGCATAGCCCAGCAACAATAAAGACATACACAGAAGTCCTAGTTCTGTTGTCTCCTGGATTCCCTTTGGTTGCCATAATTCCCCTGCAATATGTTTTTCTATTCATgttattctaaaatttctaatgAATTTGAGGGGAGTGGTGGGGAGGATTGATGGTTCTTTAAGAGCAAACATGTActgtaaatagaaaatacatGCAACTAATAATGCACCACACCCACACATACCATCTGTGGGGTGTGCGAGAAtggaaaaactaaaaaattaaataaatcaattcAAGCCCATGTGTGCTTTAATGTCAAGATTCATTATTTACTGTCTTGTTGCACCACCTATGGTGCTTCTGCAAATATACTCCAGCTCCAACATAGGAAAATACATGTCCATCAGTTTGGTTAACTCAGAACTGTACAAACAGGTGGCTGTGAGTCTAGAGATTGCATACAGATTGTCCAATTCCATCACCTTGAATTAATTGCAGAAAACAATATTTTCGCTGTATGCAAAATGATAACCAATTCTACATCGTCCACCATTTAGCTAATTCGCTTCAGTTGTGATTTGCTATATATTCACAGTTATATACACCAGGGACAAATTAATGCATATCACTATAACATGCTGTAAGTGGATCCTATGTACACATATGAGCCCTTCTAACATTTAACTCATGGTACTTAAGTTGCAtggatttttttctaaatttataaaaactcACATTGGATACTTTGACACTTAGAAcggtttttttttcttcaacattttAGTTGAACATACACTCAACACAACTAAAGAtgtcttttataaaaaaaaaaattacaacaacaTTGACACAAGAGAATAGATTGATTATGATtaagaaaaagataattttttcttttattattagcTTGATAAATTCCTTTTTTTCACAACGCTATTCTCATCATGCGAAGAACCTTACGTCGTTGACTTAACGTTCATGTACTGACAAAGTCAAATCTTAATCTAGATGGATTATTAAAGTTCCCAAGTAAAGAGGAAATGTTAAAACCAATAGAACTTGTAGTTAGATATTAAAATTTCAGTTGGGGATTAAAAACGTTAAGAAATATATCATTGACAAGGAAAACCACActtagtgagattaaggcttagTAATGTTCTTACCAGCTAGAGATAGAAACTTCCAGATTTTGAAGAGATTTGGTAATACGCACTTTTCCTTCGTAATGGATTCTTAAATCTCAAATGTGATAAATATAGACTAAAGCtaagaaattaatttggttttaggatataataatgcaaatgaaatTCCATAACTttagttatatttatatcttcAGTTCGATAAATGCATTTAGGAGTCCAACTAAGGGAATTGAAAAAGTTAATAgcaaaaaaaatagagaaaaatccaATAAAACTTGGtgagaaacacacacacacacatatatatagcatGAGATATAATGGCATTGCAGAAGATATGGCTAAGCATAGAAATTGATTGGGGTGCTAGAATTCCAACGCTACCTGTGAGACTGAGgcttatgatgatgatgatgatcttcattctttgttttttttgttatagGTATTCATGCAGGCAAGTCTTTGCCTTTTAAAGAGACATTTGTGTCCAGACATCAGTTTCAGTTGTACATTTTCTAGAGCTTCAACCTATAAAAAAGTATTTACATCTTTATTGattagtttttctttctttctttttcttgtttccagTCCTAAAGACCTAAAGATCTTCTGATTCGAAATTCACATAAGCATAGGCAACTTAAAAGTtttgaagaaaggagaaaaagagaaagaatttttttctctctccatttAGGTTGGATCCATATACATCTATGATCTATGTACTTGTGTTCAATTGGATAACTAAGCATTCGAATACGCAGAAAAACAGAGAGACCAAACAAGCACAGATGCCAGTGATGTGAATTCCGAAATTcgtaaaaagaaatgaaaaagatcCCAACGGTTCGGTTCGAATGCAGAATTGCATGCGAAGAACGAGGCTTCTATCATTTTCTGGATTTCAATTGGAGAAGCAAGCGAATCAAAATGTAAATAACAGCGAAAGAAGCGTTAAAATTAACGAAGATCAAGAACAGGCAGAGTTCTGCAGAGCAAAACAGAGGAAAATCTTACGGATGATCTCGTCGGTTCAATCAAATCGAAGACATCTCCTCCTTCTccgtcttcgtcttcgtctccgTCCCGCCAATGTGTGTAACGAACACCAATGCGCGTAGAGAGATGGAAATTGAAGGCTTCCTCCTAATGGCTGGGAGGTGTTTGGTGTCTCACTCACTCAGCTTCGCAACCAAAATGGACACAAACGGCCAATCACTTTCATTACCTGTTACTATCATTTTACtataaaaacacacaaaaaggGCACATCATTTGCTCGGGTTCCGCTGGGTCCTAAAATAGTTCGGGGTTGATTGATTCaaccattttattttaattctcacAAAGGCGAATCCtgtaattttcataaatattggAGGAGTTCTCCGCctgcaaaaattttaaatgaaaattcattAATTGATGTTGGATATTATTGTGCCTAAAAAAATGAGTACATCTCTAATGATAGactcaaactaaaaaaaaagacttaaaaactctattagaagaaaaaaatcatataaataacTTAGAGGTGCATAAACTCATTAGATAACTGAGATCGAGAGATACTAGTTTAGGTGATTGAGACCGAGTGATCGTGACTGATACTAAAATTGATTGACCTTACTCAGGAGCTTTTCTCGATGTTTTTAAGAgacttttttaataattcataaatcacTTAACAATTGTTATTCAAAAGACTCGTCGAGATGGAAGTCTCTTTCCTAACTATGTGAAGAACCCTTCTCATAGACTACTAGTCTTAAGAGATTTGATCTCCATATATTATTCATGTGAGGCTATGAAAAATAAAGTCAATCTTATCTCCAACATCATTACATACAAATCTataaaataacttgaaatacCCATCGAAAATTGTAACTTTTTTCTCACTTGTCAGTCTCCTCCCtcttataaataagagaattatctCTTAGTAAATGTATACTCATAAGTATGCATTGACTATAATTACATTTGATTTTTGCATTCTATACTTTGAACATGAGACTAATTTAAGTATCGGAAGGTTCACATGGGAGGCTTACCTGTGCCCCTAACTTGTTTCTTTCTCTACAGGTCTTTGAGAGATTATACTTGAGATACTCTCTTACtgcaaataaatttatacttatatcttaacaataatagatagtaatattttttaatttatttagtaaagTTTTTAGATTATGTCTTATGTACTGGTCAAATTATTTGCTATTTATAAGTTATGAGTtcaatttttactaattttcttagtttttatttttaaataaaatacatgaaggatattttaaaaaaatattttattgataaaggcaccaaaatatgatatttgctTATATAACCacgtatatatttataattatataacatTATTACACACGagttaattatattaaattttagaaaaaaaataactgcTTAAATGACATGAGAGTTGAAGCATCGAGAAATTTTTTGCACCGTTTTGCCAATCAAAGAGTATTGcaactattaaattttgaattaagaaaaTTGTTAGTAGTTGCAAGAGATTagttatgtaaaattttaataagtattattaatttaggttgcacgaaaataaaaataagaaatcgATAGATactatataaaatgaaaatgagaaaatgacatttttaaaaaaatagggaaTGAGAACGTgagaaaaacatataaataaaaaaaatatagggaactttttgtaaatgtaatttttaatataaaaaatataaaaatagttatttaatctaaaaataaatataaatttcataatgtattcaaacaaatataaacataaactCTATCATTTATCAACCATCacctattaattaaaaacaaataataaattaaaaaaataaatttagttagagattgaaaaaattccgtctctaatCTCTTCGTGGacgaaaatgtgtttttaaatcGGAAACatgttgttgatattttttaatattacgaaACGATctcgaaataattttaaaattacagaaacaaTATAAAAACGTTGTTTTGGTATTTCTCtgcattttgatacaaaaaatattttgaaaatattgaaacgacACCTTCAAAGTATTTTCGTGCATCATAGATGTTAACTATTACCTTTAGGACATTGTTATAGTTCAATGaatgcattttatttgtttttagttctggaataattttattggttgattaaatattaagtaataaaactattttaatttaactGTGAGATCATTAGTTAGATGACAGAATActtcattttcaaataaaacttctCTCTGGTGACATGTCCTTGCCatgttatatatttgatatttcaAGTACAAAGGATCAAAGTGTCAAGATGGCCGAGTTGGTCTAAGGCGCCAGTTTCAGGTACTGGTCCGAAAGGGCATGGGTTCGAATCCCATTCTTGACAAATGAAGCAagcattttaagtgtatttttttattataatttattaataatattatttcgaTTAGAACGTAAtacctatattttttattcaattgaactcttctattttgatatttttttatgtgttaatttaaaattttaattattattcatgtatttatatttttaatttaatttaattttttattttaatgtataaaaaaatagttgaattgACTTATATACCTTTTTTCTTacatgttaaaatttaaaaattaaattaacttaaaaatataaatacatgaaatgaataaaataataaaaaattcagattaatacttaaaaaaatgtcaaaatgtagaaattaaattcacttaaaaatataagtgtagaaatgtaattgaaataataaaaaatttaaataattatattataaaaatataaggataaaaatataaatttaactttaataataataataaaacatatacaagaaattttatttaaaatttatattttattataattattatatcaaaatttcCAACGGCTCGAATTCTTCCAATGCAGACGAAAAATCAAAGCACCGTAGCACACAATGAACGTGGTCCACCTGATAACCAGCGCCAACTCCTCGGTTCCCTCTCTCCCGAAACCCTAAAACCTACTGTAATTGCATTCTCTCTTCGATCATATTCATGGCGTTCTCTGCAGTTGTTCACTTGTCCTCCTCTTCATCAAtgttcactctctctttcaGAGCCTGCCGATCTTCCTCCCTCTCTCAAATTGCTTACCCGCCGAAACCCCTCGTAGTAGTCAAGGCTTCGACTTCTCTGGATTATGGAAGCGCATCTGTTGCCGATAAGACGACTACTTCTATGAAGGTCAGTAGTTCTCCCCTCCTTTTTGATAAATTGTGCTCGAGATTGGTTGACACGTGTTTCGGCTGATTGCTAGGATCAGAAATTAGAAAATACTGAAGAGTTTCGGAATTTCATCATTGTGTAATTGTTCTGAAAAAGTGAATCTTTTGAAGTGGTTTCGATAAGTTGTACCCGAGCTTGGGCTAGAATTGGTCGGTGTGAAAAATTTGAGGTTTACAGTGGATGCTGCGAGTGAAATTGGTCTTGAATCagttaaatgcttgaaaattgagGTTCAGCATACCTGCCTAGAAAGAACTCGTCAATTTGCATTATTTATGGCCAAATTATGCTCAAGAGATGCGTCTCTAGAAGTGGGTTTGTAAGTTACGCAAGAAATGCTATTCAACCAGCAAGTACTACCATCACGGGTTAGAAAATGCTCAACAATTTGATCTCTTTTTACAGTCTAATTATGCACGGAAGTTCACTATCTTAAAGTGGATTGATGACTTATGCTTGAGATTGTTCTTGCAACAGTATTCTTAAATTTGGACTTTGCAGCAAAactttaattcttgtttgataatttgagtttttattatttctaacaCCTAAAGGATGATGTAATGATGTAAAAGGGTTGGGAGATAGGATTATTGTAGACTCGTAGGTAAAGTTGTGCTATGAGAGAAGACTATGAATGTTGTCAATGCCACATAAACCACAAGTTGGATGGGGAGAAGAGATAAAGGGAAATTTTTTGGAGAGTTTAGAGGATTTTCATGCTAGGCATACCTAGAAGAGGTAACTTGAATGGTTGGATAGGGAGACAGTTCATGCTAGGAATACCTAGAAACCATTATAGGAGGTGAGTTGAATGGTTATTTGGGTGAAGAAGTAAATAGGTATATGATCTACATAGAATTCATGatgttaaagaaaaaaaaaaaaaacaacatatccagcctttatcccactatgtggggtcgactacatgaattatagacttccatgtatttatgttttttgtcatatcttcatttagacccatacacttcatatcaaattttaatgtctctctcaaagttttcttgggtctgcctctatatctttttttgactaattattccatttcatcaattctcctcacatgagcgtctcttggtcttcttctcacatgaccaaaccatcttagtctagtttctctcatcttctcctcgattgatacttctaccttattacgaataacctaatttctaattttatcttttcttgtatggttgcacatccatcttaacatcctaatctccgctacgctcgtcttttgcttatactggtatttgactgcccaacattctgagccatacaacaatactggtcttatagctatcctatagaatttttctttcagttttaatgaattttaccatcacataacactccgatgcatttctccattttagccaacctgccttaattgtatgcgtgacatcctcgtgaatttctccatctttttgaatcactaatcccaaatatcaaaaatggcATTTTCTTcgtatgatttggtcttccaatttattataacatcctctatTCTTgaattcttactaaatttacattccatatattctgttttccttctacttaatttaaatcccttagattctaaattgtttctccacaactcaagtttagtgttcacttccttttttgtttcatccactaaCACTatatcatctgcaaatagcatacaccatggcacctctgtctgaatgtgtttagtgagttcatccattactaaagcaaataagtatggacttagtgcaaaaccttgatacagtcccattgtaattttaaacggttcagtatctcctccgcatgttctgacccttgtctctgcaccgtgatacataTCCTTAAGggtttgtatataggctattcggactcatttcttctttaaatctctccataatacttctctagggagcctatcataggtcttttctagattcataaacaccatatgcaagtccttctgatgatctcgataccttttcATTAGGCGCcttagtaggtatatagcttccattattgacctaccaggcatgaaactaaactgattttccgagacatctgtttcttttctgtgtctctgctctattactctctcccagagtttcatggctTATTGTTTAACCCTTATGATATTGCATGCATGGCTCCTTGCGTGCAACCCATGCACTGGTGTGAGGGAGGCACTCCAAGGTGGGATGTGGAAGCCTGACATGTAAGCATGATGGCCGCGTGTGGTGGCACACCAGAGCTCATGTGGAACAACATTGTGGGATGCAGCACTAGGGATGCGACACTAGGGCTGCTGATGGAGAACACTCAAAAGAttgagaagaaaggaagaagaagagaagtaaAAGAAGCttaagaaagaagaagcaaagctgagagagagaataatcagGGGCAAAGGAAACAATATCACTTGTATTGAATAATCAAAGGTGTTAATAAAGGAATACATCTGGAgtcttatttataggcaaaatctaATCCTAACTACAACATGCTTATGAATCCCAATCCTATCATAACTATGTCAGGTCCTCAGATCTGACAAGGTCAATTCTCTGCTAATTGAGAGAATTAGGACAGAATTTagggagaaatgagaggaagattcggagaaagagagggaaacgGAAGTAGGCGAGAGAGAAAGCAAAGTCACGAGagat
This window harbors:
- the LOC127790549 gene encoding probable methyltransferase PMT2; translated protein: MATKGNPGDNRTRTSVYVFIVAGLCCFFYLLGAWQRSGFGKGDSIALEITKKADCSILSNLNIETQHNEAGTVDDPKSGIKVFEPCDDRYIDYTPCQDQMRAMTFPRENMNYRERHCPQEAEKLHCLIPAPKGYVTPFPWPKSRDYVPYANAPYKSLTVEKAVQNWIQYEGSVFRFPGGGTQFPHGADAYIDQLASVIPINNGMVRTALDTGCGVASWGAYLLKRNVIAMSFAPRDSHEAQVQFALERGVPAVIGVLGTIQLPYPSRAFDMAHCSRCLIPWGVNDGIYMMEVDRVLRPGGYWVLSGPPINWRTNYQAWQRPKEELEDEQRKIEEIAKLLCWEKKHEKGEIAIWRKKVNKEYCPGRDSHVKMCESKNSNDVWYKRMQKCVTPYPETSNPDEVAGGELKPFPDRLEDTPPSIAKLSVPGVSVESFQDDNKLWKKHLKAYKRINKIIDSGRYRNIMDMNAGLGSFAAAIESPKLWVMNVMPTIAERDTLGVIFERGLIGIYHDWCEAFSTYPRTYDLIHANGVFSLYKDKCNAEDILLEMDRILRPEGAVIFRDQVDVLVEVKRIVLGMRWNTKMVDHEDGPLVPEKVLFAVKQYWVAGDSNSTSLQ